The genomic segment TCTTTTGTGCGTTGTATGTGGAGCTTGTCCTCGGTCTTTTCGTTGTTTTCTTGCGTCATGTTTGCGAATCCTTTCTGTCGGTTTTCTCTTTGTTTTTCTTCGGCAGTCGCCCACTCTTACGGAGCGCTTCAGTGATAATCCACTGAAGCTGTCCGTTAGTGGAGCGGAATTCGTCGGCTGCCCATGCCTCAATGGCACTCATGGTATCAGCGTCGATGCGAAGAATGAAACTCTTGTTGTTTTTCATCGGGGCTGTTTTTTTATGTAGTCACCCTCATGACGGTGCTTAATGGTTCAGCGTTCCGGTGTTGACAACCGGCTGTGCAGTATCGTCTCCGCAGAGCACGACGAGCAGGTTGCTCACCATGGCAGCCTTCTTGTCGTCGTCGAGTTCTACAATCTCTTCGTTAGAGAGTTTGTCCAGCGCCATTTTCACCATCGAAACGGCACCTTCGACAATCTTCTCGCGGGCAGTGATGATGGCGCTTGCCTGTTGGCGGCGCAGCATCACGGCGGCAATCTCGGGTGCGTATGCCAGATAGTTGATGCGTGCCTCTACAATCTCGATGCCAGCCATGGCGAGGCGCTCGTCGAGTTTGGCTTCCAACTCTTCGTTGATTTCGTCGCCACCGCTGCGCAACGTGATTTCCTGATGGCTGTTGTCCGTATCGTCATAGGCGTATTGTCCAGCCACCTGTCTGAGGGCGGCGTCGCTCTGAATGCGCACGAAATGCTCGAAGGCACGCATGACGCCCGACACGTTTGTTCCTACGGTGGCAGGGTTGTCGGTCTTTGCGATGGTCTGTGAGTCGATTTCAAACATTGCCCTGTAGGTGTCTTTCAGTTTCCAGACAAGCATCACACCAATCATAATCGGGTTACCCGTCTTGTCATTGACCTTAATGGGGTCGATGTCGAGGTTTCTTGAGCGCAGCGAGAGTTTTTTGGTTGTAAGGAACGGGTTCACCCAGAAGAAGCCCGTGCGCGTAAGAGTTCCTTTGTATTTTCCGAAAAACACCATTACAAGCGTTTCGTTTGGTTCAAGCTTGATGAGGCCTCCCCATAGAAAAAGTGACAGGATGAGAATGATTCCGCCTGGTATGAACAGCAGATTCTCATTGATGATAGACAACACAATCAGTGTGATGCCGCCAAGTGTGAGAATGAGGTTGATGCAAAGCATCAGGAAACCATTGATGGTTAGTCCCTTAAAAGCAAATTCTTTTGTTTCCATATTTTTTTAAATGTTAAATAAGTGATATCATTTTGATACTGCAAAGATATGTGTTTGTTTTGATATGACCAAATTTTTCTGCAATTATTTTATGAGATGTGTGCAACTTTTTTCCGACTCCGTGTGCATTTTTCTATCGTAATCGCCGTGTTTTCGTCGTTTCATCGCAATGTTTTTGCCAACCAAATTCACTGAATTTGCTCATCAATTTCACTGAATTTGGTCACCAATTTCACTGAATTTGTTTTTTGGGCGTTGAACTTTATGCTGAGAAAGGCAACGAAAAACGGCTGCCCGTCCGTAGGAATCAGGCAGCCGTGGGAAATATATAGAGTATAGAAGGTATCAGAAGTTGACTCCGATGTTAGCAAAGAAGGCTCCGTTGCGTGATGTTTCAAA from the Prevotella sp. Rep29 genome contains:
- a CDS encoding SPFH domain-containing protein, which translates into the protein METKEFAFKGLTINGFLMLCINLILTLGGITLIVLSIINENLLFIPGGIILILSLFLWGGLIKLEPNETLVMVFFGKYKGTLTRTGFFWVNPFLTTKKLSLRSRNLDIDPIKVNDKTGNPIMIGVMLVWKLKDTYRAMFEIDSQTIAKTDNPATVGTNVSGVMRAFEHFVRIQSDAALRQVAGQYAYDDTDNSHQEITLRSGGDEINEELEAKLDERLAMAGIEIVEARINYLAYAPEIAAVMLRRQQASAIITAREKIVEGAVSMVKMALDKLSNEEIVELDDDKKAAMVSNLLVVLCGDDTAQPVVNTGTLNH